The Pristiophorus japonicus isolate sPriJap1 chromosome 31, sPriJap1.hap1, whole genome shotgun sequence genome has a segment encoding these proteins:
- the LOC139240382 gene encoding uncharacterized protein, which yields MCDRGIVGLWNMVRNWCEWPIGRLFAVWCWIWSWISNRWNLKQRGYQRLHPSRGDNSKTGLSYTVESYGQGEAHEDFVNRMGNPRSVEDPGIPCVLFVYKVSRETEDLRNALQWIERDRAIKREDICAVVLLEKASNQHDKPVEVTHGGVFDEQTAVVRILWKETSQRQWFPPSLKYCGKVQEGPRYREAMDKVTESIKKRQRE from the exons ATGTGCGACCGCGGGATTGTGGGCCTCTGGAACATGGTCAGAAACTGGTGCGAGTGGCCGATTGGCCGCCTCTTCGCTGTTTGGTGCTGGATCTGGAGCTGGATCAGCAACCGCTGGAACTTGAAGCAACGCGGTTACCAGCGGCTGCACCCGTCCCGCGGGGACAACTCGAAAACAGGTCTCAGTTACACAG TGGAATCCTACGGGCAAGGAGAAGCACATGAAGACTTTGTGAATCGAATGGGCAATCCCAGAAGTGTAGAGGATCCTGGGATTCCATGTGTTCTGTTTGTCTACAAAGTCTCGCGTGAAACTGAGGATCTCCGCAACGCTCTACAGTGGATTGAAA GGGATCGGGCAATAAAAAGGGAAGACATATGTGCCGTGGTCCTGCTGGAAAAGGCTTCGAATCAACACGATAAGCCGGTAGAAGTAACTCATGGAGGTGTGTTCGATGAACAGACTGCGGTTGTGCGAATTCTCTGGAAAGAGACAAGCCAACGGCAGTGGTTTCCTCCTTCCTTGAAATACTGTGGCAAAGTTCAGGAGGGGCCCAGATACCGGGAAGCGATGGACAAAGTCACTGAGAGCATCAAGAAGAGGCAGCGTGAGTGA